One stretch of Amycolatopsis tolypomycina DNA includes these proteins:
- a CDS encoding MFS transporter, with product MSSSVSLSTTSTRWDARLWGVLLTVSIVIGLDALDVSMVGVALPAIQADLGLSTNALQWVVSGYVLGYGGLLLLGGRTADLLGRRRVFLVAVAVFALASLLGGLVDDGALLIASRFIKGLAAAFTAPAALSIITTTFQEGPARNKAISIFAVFGASGYSAGLVFSGLLTEVGWRWTFLLPAPIALIALVAAWKLIPSYRAEEGRGYDFPGAITGAAGSLLLVFGVVEAPEIGWAAPRTLITFAVALALLVTFVIIEKRSRHPLLRLGILRSGPLARANLGGALFFGAYIGFQFVVMLYLQRVLGWSALQTALGFLPAALIVAFGSPRIEPLIDRVGTPRTIFAGVVAHVIGYALFLRIDEHSGYAGSVLPSMILLGIGFTLAFSSLNIQATAGIPDDEQGLAGGLLNTSLQVGGAIGLAVVTAVLTANGGREASPAALLTGLTPALSVVTGIAVLGLLIAISGLVARKRPAEEPVAAQEDLLALAD from the coding sequence ATGAGCTCTTCCGTGTCCTTGTCCACCACTTCAACGCGGTGGGACGCACGTCTCTGGGGTGTCCTGCTCACCGTCTCGATCGTCATCGGCCTCGACGCGCTCGACGTGTCGATGGTCGGGGTCGCGCTCCCGGCCATCCAGGCCGACCTCGGCCTGTCCACCAACGCGCTGCAATGGGTCGTCAGCGGCTACGTGCTCGGCTACGGCGGGCTGCTGCTGCTCGGCGGCCGCACCGCCGACCTGCTCGGCCGCCGCCGCGTGTTCCTCGTCGCCGTCGCCGTGTTCGCGCTGGCCTCGCTGCTCGGCGGCCTCGTCGACGACGGCGCCCTGCTCATCGCGAGCCGGTTCATCAAGGGCCTGGCCGCCGCGTTCACGGCGCCGGCCGCGCTGTCCATCATCACCACGACGTTCCAGGAAGGCCCGGCCCGCAACAAGGCGATCAGCATCTTCGCCGTGTTCGGCGCCAGCGGCTACTCCGCGGGCCTGGTGTTCTCCGGCCTGCTGACCGAGGTCGGCTGGCGCTGGACGTTCCTGCTGCCCGCCCCGATCGCGCTGATCGCACTGGTGGCGGCGTGGAAGCTGATCCCGTCGTACCGCGCCGAGGAGGGCCGCGGGTACGACTTCCCCGGCGCCATCACCGGCGCCGCCGGTTCGCTGCTGCTGGTGTTCGGCGTGGTCGAGGCGCCGGAGATCGGCTGGGCGGCGCCGCGCACGCTGATCACGTTCGCCGTCGCGCTGGCGCTGCTGGTGACGTTCGTGATCATCGAGAAGCGCAGCCGCCACCCGTTGCTGCGCCTGGGCATCCTGCGGTCGGGCCCGCTGGCCCGCGCCAACCTCGGCGGCGCGCTGTTCTTCGGCGCGTACATCGGCTTCCAGTTCGTCGTGATGCTGTACCTGCAGCGGGTCCTGGGCTGGTCGGCACTGCAGACGGCGCTCGGCTTCCTGCCGGCGGCGCTGATCGTGGCGTTCGGTTCCCCGCGCATCGAGCCGCTGATCGACCGGGTCGGCACGCCCCGCACGATCTTCGCGGGCGTGGTCGCGCACGTCATCGGCTACGCGCTGTTCCTGCGCATCGACGAGCACTCGGGGTACGCGGGCAGCGTGCTGCCGAGCATGATCCTGCTGGGCATCGGCTTCACGCTGGCGTTCTCGTCACTCAACATCCAGGCCACGGCCGGGATTCCGGACGACGAGCAGGGGCTGGCCGGCGGCCTGCTGAACACGTCGCTGCAGGTAGGCGGCGCCATCGGGCTCGCGGTGGTGACGGCGGTCCTCACCGCCAACGGCGGCCGTGAAGCCTCGCCGGCGGCGCTGCTGACCGGGCTGACGCCGGCGTTGAGCGTGGTCACCGGGATCGCGGTGCTCGGCCTGCTGATCGCGATCAGCGGCCTGGTCGCCCGGAAGCGGCCGGCCGAGGAGCCGGTCGCGGCGCAGGAGGACCTGCTGGCGCTCGCCGACTGA
- a CDS encoding class I SAM-dependent methyltransferase: MAEPVKGWMTRAQGEALWNAVCRLEKGDVVLEIGSHQGRSTIVLGSAARTVGATVIAVDPFVDGRLFGGSPTRQLFERNIRRAGLDDIVELVAGYSTELRPDWTRPIQLLYIDGKHDYWTYTDDLRWSAHLPPGAEILVHDCFSSIGVTLGTIVKVLFGQRYTYVDRATSLARFRLAPPSTADRVRVLAQLPWFARNVVLKVLLRLRLRPVARLLGHDSPYDPY; the protein is encoded by the coding sequence TTGGCCGAGCCGGTCAAGGGCTGGATGACGCGCGCGCAGGGCGAAGCGCTGTGGAACGCCGTGTGCCGCCTGGAGAAGGGCGACGTCGTCCTGGAAATCGGCAGCCACCAGGGCCGATCCACGATCGTCCTTGGCTCGGCGGCCCGCACGGTCGGGGCCACGGTGATCGCCGTCGACCCCTTCGTGGACGGCCGGTTGTTCGGCGGCTCCCCGACGCGGCAGCTGTTCGAGCGCAACATCCGGCGGGCCGGGCTGGACGACATCGTCGAGCTCGTCGCCGGTTACAGCACGGAACTACGCCCTGACTGGACCCGGCCCATACAGCTGCTTTACATCGACGGCAAGCACGACTACTGGACCTACACCGACGATCTGCGCTGGTCGGCACACCTGCCGCCGGGCGCGGAAATCCTGGTCCACGACTGTTTTTCCTCGATCGGCGTCACGCTCGGCACGATCGTGAAGGTCCTCTTCGGACAGCGGTACACCTATGTGGACCGAGCCACGTCACTGGCGCGGTTCCGGCTGGCCCCACCGTCCACGGCGGACCGCGTGCGCGTGCTCGCGCAGCTCCCGTGGTTCGCGCGCAACGTCGTGCTCAAGGTGCTGCTGCGGCTGCGGTTACGGCCGGTGGCGCGGCTGCTCGGCCACGACAGCCCGTACGACCCCTACTGA
- a CDS encoding substrate-binding and VWA domain-containing protein: MAAHPARARRIDARVVVLSALLVVALLAWAGFDYLKNRLAGNGCDTTTPVRLTAAPDIAPVLTDLARTVPARDCYAVEVTASPSTATATALEANGANGPDVWVPESSTWLLQARDGGAWNLPESGQSVASSPVVLALTEDVAKQAGWPGKSPSWSDVLAKSPVGLPDPGRDPAAIGALLGLQQQTLDAPDPAAAFTEEIRKLSAVKQPYPAWPASEQSVLARKLVAAYPAAGVPSFDYPYVVLPRASEASRSAAERFLRLLLDQTATGTFAGGGFRTPSGQLLGDRPRDTRTDAAARPAGPPTPEGMYGVLQAWAGANLSARVQVLLDVSGSMAATVPGTGRSRMALTLEAATQGLGLFKQTTEIGLWLFSTKLDGTKDYKELLPMRSISEQLAAGAVATLQAVKPKAGGATGLYDSILAAYQNARQSWQLGRINVVVVLTDGRNEDDDSIGLPGLLTELGRLQDPRKPLPVIGIGIGPDIDSSELKQISAATGGESFTTPDPRKISDVFYQALSKLVCQPPACKK; the protein is encoded by the coding sequence ATGGCGGCACACCCGGCGCGGGCCCGGCGGATCGACGCACGGGTCGTCGTCCTGAGCGCGCTGCTCGTGGTCGCCCTGCTCGCGTGGGCCGGCTTCGACTACCTGAAGAACCGGCTGGCCGGCAACGGTTGCGACACCACCACCCCGGTGCGGCTCACGGCCGCGCCGGACATCGCGCCGGTGCTCACCGACCTGGCCCGGACCGTCCCCGCGCGGGACTGCTACGCCGTCGAGGTCACCGCGAGCCCGTCGACGGCCACCGCGACGGCGCTGGAGGCCAACGGCGCGAACGGCCCCGACGTCTGGGTGCCGGAGTCGAGCACCTGGCTGCTGCAGGCCCGCGACGGCGGCGCGTGGAACCTCCCCGAGTCCGGCCAGTCGGTCGCGAGCTCGCCGGTGGTGCTGGCGCTGACCGAAGACGTCGCGAAGCAGGCGGGCTGGCCGGGGAAGTCGCCGTCGTGGTCGGACGTCCTCGCGAAGAGCCCGGTCGGGCTGCCCGACCCGGGCCGTGACCCGGCCGCCATCGGCGCGCTGCTCGGCCTGCAGCAGCAGACCTTGGACGCGCCCGACCCGGCCGCCGCGTTCACCGAAGAGATCCGCAAGCTCTCCGCGGTCAAGCAGCCGTACCCCGCGTGGCCGGCGTCGGAGCAGTCGGTGCTGGCCCGCAAGCTCGTCGCCGCCTACCCCGCCGCCGGTGTCCCGAGCTTCGACTACCCGTACGTCGTCCTGCCGCGGGCCTCGGAGGCTTCGCGCTCGGCGGCCGAGCGGTTCCTGCGGCTGCTGCTCGACCAGACCGCCACCGGGACGTTCGCCGGCGGCGGGTTCCGGACGCCGTCCGGGCAGCTGCTCGGCGACCGGCCGCGCGACACCCGCACCGACGCGGCGGCCCGCCCGGCCGGACCGCCCACGCCCGAAGGCATGTACGGCGTGCTCCAGGCGTGGGCCGGGGCGAACCTGAGCGCCCGCGTCCAGGTGCTGCTCGACGTGTCCGGCTCGATGGCCGCCACCGTGCCCGGCACCGGCCGCAGCCGGATGGCGCTGACGCTCGAAGCCGCGACGCAGGGGCTCGGGCTGTTCAAGCAGACCACCGAGATCGGCCTCTGGCTGTTCTCGACCAAGCTGGACGGCACCAAGGACTACAAGGAACTGCTGCCGATGCGCTCGATCTCCGAGCAGCTGGCGGCGGGCGCGGTGGCGACGCTGCAAGCCGTCAAACCGAAGGCCGGCGGCGCGACCGGGCTGTACGACTCGATCCTCGCCGCGTACCAGAACGCGCGGCAGAGCTGGCAGCTCGGCCGGATCAACGTCGTCGTCGTGCTCACCGACGGCCGCAACGAGGACGACGACTCGATCGGGCTGCCCGGCCTGCTCACCGAGCTGGGCAGGCTGCAGGACCCGCGGAAACCGCTGCCGGTGATCGGGATCGGCATCGGCCCGGACATCGATTCGAGCGAGCTGAAGCAGATCTCGGCCGCGACCGGCGGCGAGTCCTTCACCACCCCGGACCCGCGCAAGATCTCCGACGTCTTCTACCAGGCACTGAGCAAGCTCGTGTGCCAGCCGCCCGCCTGCAAGAAGTGA
- a CDS encoding PLP-dependent aminotransferase family protein: MVEDWVNSGERDLHLELAPGPKRAALIAALRDAVRAGRLAPGTRLPPYRSLAVDLGLARNTVADAYAELVAEGWLTAVQGSGTRVAERAEPLKPVRTPKKAPGAPTPAYNLRQGQPDATSFPRTEWLAAARRALTVAPHDAFGPGDPRGRPELREALAQYLARARGVRTSPERIVVCLGFAHALRLLFPAVLPGPLAVESYGLAFHRSIFAAAGVRTIPLALDEHGARVEDLAVPSVLLTPAHQFPTGGPLHHDRRAAVVGHVRATGGVLLEDDYDGEFRYDRKPVGAVQGLDPEHVVYVGSVSKSLSPALRLGWLVLPGHLVDRVLAVKGEREAWASALDQLTLAEFLNEGAYDRHIRRMRRRYRRRRDHLVTTLAERAPHVTATGIAAGLHAVLRLPPGTEKAALKAAAWQGLALDGLAAFRHPDSDMSTMDGLVVGYATPPEHAYPAALDALCRALPPA, translated from the coding sequence GTGGTAGAAGACTGGGTCAATTCAGGGGAGCGCGACCTGCACCTGGAGCTGGCCCCCGGACCCAAGCGGGCCGCGCTCATCGCTGCCCTGCGGGACGCCGTCCGCGCGGGACGGCTCGCTCCGGGCACCCGGCTGCCGCCCTACCGGTCGCTGGCAGTCGACCTCGGGCTGGCCCGCAACACCGTCGCCGACGCCTACGCCGAGCTGGTCGCCGAAGGCTGGCTCACCGCCGTCCAGGGCTCCGGCACCCGCGTCGCCGAACGGGCCGAGCCGCTGAAACCCGTCCGGACACCGAAAAAGGCCCCGGGAGCGCCGACACCCGCGTACAACCTCCGGCAGGGCCAGCCCGATGCCACATCCTTCCCGCGCACCGAATGGCTCGCCGCCGCGCGTCGCGCGCTGACCGTGGCGCCCCATGACGCCTTCGGCCCCGGCGATCCGCGTGGCCGCCCGGAGCTGCGGGAAGCCCTCGCCCAGTACCTCGCGCGCGCTCGGGGCGTGCGGACGTCGCCGGAGCGGATCGTCGTGTGCTTGGGGTTCGCGCACGCCCTGCGGCTGCTGTTCCCGGCCGTGCTGCCGGGGCCGCTCGCCGTCGAGTCCTACGGCTTGGCGTTCCACCGCTCGATCTTCGCCGCGGCCGGCGTGCGGACCATCCCGCTGGCCCTGGACGAACACGGCGCGCGCGTCGAAGACCTCGCCGTCCCGTCCGTGCTGCTGACGCCCGCGCACCAGTTCCCGACCGGCGGCCCGCTGCACCACGACCGCCGCGCCGCGGTCGTCGGGCACGTCCGCGCGACCGGCGGCGTGCTCCTCGAAGACGACTACGACGGCGAATTCCGCTACGACCGCAAGCCGGTCGGCGCGGTCCAGGGCCTCGACCCCGAGCACGTCGTCTACGTCGGCTCGGTCAGCAAGAGCCTGTCACCCGCGCTGCGGCTCGGCTGGCTGGTGCTGCCCGGCCACCTCGTCGATCGGGTGCTGGCCGTGAAGGGCGAGCGCGAGGCGTGGGCCAGTGCGCTCGACCAGCTCACCCTGGCCGAGTTCCTGAACGAGGGCGCGTACGACCGGCACATCCGCCGGATGCGCCGGCGCTACCGCCGCCGTCGCGACCACCTCGTCACGACGCTCGCCGAACGGGCCCCGCACGTGACGGCGACCGGGATCGCCGCCGGCCTGCACGCCGTGCTGCGGCTCCCGCCGGGCACCGAGAAAGCCGCGCTGAAGGCCGCGGCCTGGCAGGGGCTGGCCCTGGACGGCCTGGCCGCCTTCCGGCACCCGGACAGCGACATGTCCACAATGGACGGCTTGGTGGTCGGCTACGCCACCCCGCCCGAGCACGCCTACCCGGCGGCCCTCGACGCGTTGTGCCGCGCGCTGCCACCCGCGTGA
- a CDS encoding carboxymuconolactone decarboxylase family protein yields MTNSRINFAKTTPKAFKALIGFDAAARAGLDPALVELVQIRASQLNHCAYCLHMHTSDARKAGESEERLHMVAVWREASSFFSEKEQAALALTEAVTQIAAGVPDDVYARAAAEFGDEELGQLLALIFTINTWNRIAITTAKVPGTDERAPR; encoded by the coding sequence ATGACGAACTCCCGCATCAACTTCGCCAAGACCACCCCGAAGGCCTTCAAGGCCCTGATCGGCTTCGACGCGGCCGCCCGCGCCGGCCTCGACCCCGCGCTGGTAGAGCTGGTCCAGATCCGCGCGTCCCAGCTCAACCACTGCGCGTACTGCCTGCACATGCACACCTCCGACGCCCGCAAGGCGGGCGAGAGCGAGGAGCGGCTGCACATGGTGGCGGTGTGGCGCGAGGCGAGCAGCTTCTTCAGCGAGAAGGAGCAGGCGGCACTGGCCCTGACGGAGGCGGTGACGCAGATCGCGGCCGGCGTCCCGGACGACGTCTACGCCCGCGCGGCGGCGGAGTTCGGCGACGAGGAGCTGGGGCAGCTGCTGGCCCTGATCTTCACGATCAACACGTGGAACCGCATCGCCATCACCACGGCGAAGGTGCCGGGCACGGACGAGCGCGCGCCCCGCTGA
- a CDS encoding alpha-(1->3)-arabinofuranosyltransferase — MVTATRERTRDDAPHSGGARKFSVGAFFRRPSTWIVLALTTLSFLQMPGKTTFDTKLDLAVDPIAFLGRALHLWNPEATAGELQNQAYGYLFPMGPFFALCQAAGVPAWIAQRLWGAVLLSAAFGGALVLARAMKIGTERTRLIGALGYALAPRMLTEIGGLSAEMLPAVLLPWVLVPLVRAEAIGSPRRAAGLSALAVLCMGGVNGAMVVMALVLPGLWLLTRRWTRAHVELVLWWFVFVVGATLWWILPLLLLGEYSLPFLDYIESATNTTAPMSLFEVLRGTNQWVAYVVQGTPWWPGGWSLIDNPVLMLATGLVAGVGLFGLTRRGLPDRRFLVLGVVTGLTLLTIGYVGTLDSPLAEQVRHLLDGPLAPLRNVHKFEPVLRLPLMLAFVHGISSPVRSPRRFLRPALGLLLVVVMAAPAWLLNLRSGPGWDAVPGYWYDAMGYVAKADPNARTLLLPATGFGEYEWGRTVDEPAQAIARSPWAVRNQVPLGSEGNTRLMDSVDAALADGRGDPGLAALLARSGYRFLLLRNDIDRERTAAPPIATLRAGLAGSPGIAKAAAFGPLEIYEVQKPVPLATATATTDVPTVSGGPENLLPLIDSGQLDPATPTVLTGDGGSPGGPRLVTDGLRRAERNVGGVRDNLSQTLTAGEAYRQQRAAGDLLPFPGQEHQTVAAYRGIRSVTASTAASFADAFGGSDPSHQPFAAIDGDPRTAWQSSSFTGAIGQWLEVELDTPRLVTSVQLQLVDDLRVGWPATRIRITTDNGSVDQPVVRGAGPHEYSVAGGVTRKVRITLLSLVVGRQDGNFGIAELQIPGTQPQRALEVPADLPTGPAPGFAFTRGAQPRYACLPVGDAVRCDAAAARDGEEPDGIRRLFSTPAEQTYLVGGSVLPAGGGRNPVSLPGVTVASTSQLGGDPAAAGLAAVDGDAGTTWRPDVTDLRPALTLGWTAPKRISGLRIEVAPGSGARAPRQVQLVGRSATRTVQLDAGGSASFEPLETDQLQVVLPGDDDDPAARAAVGIGSLSLSGSDDLLPGPDPAFSVPCGSGPNVHLDGLDYRTSVQGKLSDIIAHRPLALGMCRDSEGGIVLPAGGHELRTDRSESFVVQDLWLRPAGETTPAVHRTVQVGDWDAASRSVTVGPGAEAVLAVPENANAGWTATLDGQQLTRTRVDGWQQAWIVPAGAGGVVSLSFTPDAHYRLSLLIGAAAVLVLLLGVAWPAHRRRFTIAPGGGAVVPVVLIGLLVALGGMLPVVLLIACLLARQFSERAPRFLAFGGMAVAALVSVTGRILGHGQEWAYGPVTQAALLLAAAAMVATCVDWFVRKENPTEPT, encoded by the coding sequence ATGGTAACCGCCACCCGCGAACGGACCCGGGACGACGCCCCGCACTCGGGCGGTGCCCGGAAGTTCTCGGTGGGCGCGTTCTTCCGCCGGCCCAGCACGTGGATCGTGCTGGCCCTGACCACGTTGTCGTTCCTGCAGATGCCCGGGAAGACGACGTTCGACACCAAGCTCGACCTCGCCGTCGACCCGATCGCCTTCCTCGGGCGGGCGCTGCACCTGTGGAACCCGGAGGCGACCGCGGGGGAGCTGCAGAACCAGGCGTACGGCTACCTGTTCCCGATGGGCCCGTTCTTCGCCCTGTGCCAGGCCGCCGGGGTGCCCGCGTGGATCGCGCAACGGTTGTGGGGCGCGGTCCTGCTCTCGGCCGCGTTCGGCGGCGCGCTGGTGCTGGCGCGGGCGATGAAGATCGGCACCGAGCGCACCCGGCTGATCGGCGCGCTCGGCTACGCGCTCGCCCCGCGCATGCTGACCGAAATCGGCGGCCTGTCCGCGGAAATGCTGCCCGCGGTGCTGCTGCCGTGGGTGCTCGTGCCGCTCGTGCGCGCCGAGGCGATCGGCTCGCCGCGGCGCGCCGCCGGGCTGTCCGCGCTGGCCGTGCTGTGCATGGGCGGCGTCAACGGCGCGATGGTCGTGATGGCGCTCGTCCTGCCCGGACTGTGGCTGCTCACCCGCCGCTGGACGCGCGCGCACGTCGAGCTCGTGCTGTGGTGGTTCGTCTTCGTCGTCGGCGCGACGCTGTGGTGGATCCTGCCGCTGCTGCTGCTCGGTGAATACAGCCTGCCGTTCCTCGACTACATCGAGTCCGCGACGAACACGACCGCGCCGATGTCGCTGTTCGAGGTGCTGCGCGGCACCAACCAGTGGGTGGCCTACGTCGTCCAGGGCACGCCGTGGTGGCCCGGCGGCTGGTCGCTGATCGACAACCCGGTGCTGATGCTCGCCACCGGGCTCGTCGCCGGCGTCGGGCTGTTCGGGCTGACCCGGCGCGGCCTGCCGGACCGGCGGTTCCTCGTGCTCGGCGTCGTCACCGGCCTGACGCTGCTGACCATCGGCTACGTCGGCACGCTCGACAGCCCGCTGGCCGAGCAGGTCCGGCACCTGCTCGACGGGCCACTGGCCCCGCTGCGCAACGTGCACAAGTTCGAGCCGGTGCTGCGGCTGCCGCTGATGCTGGCGTTCGTGCACGGCATCTCGAGCCCGGTCCGGTCGCCCCGGCGGTTCCTGCGGCCCGCGCTGGGGTTGCTGCTGGTGGTGGTGATGGCCGCGCCGGCGTGGCTGCTCAACCTGCGGTCCGGTCCGGGCTGGGACGCGGTACCCGGCTACTGGTACGACGCGATGGGTTACGTCGCCAAGGCCGACCCGAACGCGCGGACGCTGCTACTGCCGGCGACCGGGTTCGGCGAGTACGAGTGGGGCCGCACGGTCGACGAGCCCGCGCAGGCGATCGCGCGAAGCCCGTGGGCGGTCCGCAACCAGGTGCCGCTGGGATCCGAAGGCAACACGCGGCTGATGGACTCGGTGGACGCGGCGCTCGCCGACGGCCGCGGCGATCCCGGGCTGGCCGCGCTGCTCGCGCGGTCCGGCTACCGGTTCCTCCTGCTGCGCAACGACATCGACCGCGAACGGACCGCCGCGCCGCCCATCGCGACGCTGCGCGCGGGGCTGGCCGGCTCGCCGGGCATCGCCAAGGCGGCCGCCTTCGGTCCCCTGGAGATCTACGAGGTGCAGAAGCCGGTGCCGCTGGCCACCGCGACGGCCACCACGGACGTCCCGACGGTGAGCGGCGGGCCGGAGAACCTGCTGCCGCTGATCGATTCCGGCCAGCTCGACCCGGCGACGCCGACCGTGCTCACCGGCGACGGCGGGTCGCCCGGCGGCCCGCGGCTGGTGACCGACGGCCTGCGCCGGGCCGAGCGGAACGTCGGCGGCGTCCGCGACAACCTCAGCCAGACCCTGACCGCGGGCGAGGCCTACCGCCAGCAGCGCGCGGCGGGCGACCTGCTGCCGTTCCCGGGCCAGGAACACCAGACCGTCGCCGCCTACCGGGGGATCCGCTCGGTGACGGCGTCGACGGCGGCCTCGTTCGCCGACGCCTTCGGCGGGTCCGATCCCTCGCACCAGCCGTTCGCCGCGATCGACGGCGACCCGCGCACGGCGTGGCAGTCGTCGTCGTTCACCGGGGCGATCGGCCAGTGGCTCGAGGTGGAACTGGACACGCCGCGGCTGGTGACGTCGGTGCAGCTGCAGCTCGTGGACGACCTCCGGGTGGGCTGGCCGGCCACCCGGATCCGGATCACGACCGACAACGGCTCGGTCGACCAGCCGGTGGTCCGCGGCGCCGGGCCGCACGAGTACTCCGTCGCCGGCGGCGTCACGCGCAAGGTGCGGATCACCCTGCTGTCGCTGGTGGTCGGGCGGCAGGACGGCAACTTCGGCATCGCGGAGCTGCAGATCCCGGGCACCCAGCCGCAGCGGGCCCTGGAGGTGCCCGCGGACCTGCCGACCGGCCCGGCACCCGGGTTCGCGTTCACCCGCGGCGCGCAGCCGCGGTACGCGTGCCTGCCGGTGGGCGACGCCGTCCGGTGCGACGCCGCCGCCGCCCGCGACGGCGAGGAACCCGACGGGATCCGCCGGTTGTTCAGCACCCCGGCCGAGCAGACGTACCTGGTCGGCGGCTCGGTGCTGCCGGCGGGCGGCGGCCGCAACCCGGTGTCGCTGCCGGGGGTCACGGTCGCGTCGACGTCCCAGCTGGGCGGCGACCCGGCGGCGGCCGGGCTCGCGGCCGTGGACGGCGACGCGGGCACGACGTGGCGCCCCGACGTCACCGACCTGCGGCCGGCGCTGACCCTCGGGTGGACGGCACCGAAGCGGATTTCGGGGCTGCGCATCGAGGTGGCGCCGGGCAGCGGGGCCCGCGCGCCCCGGCAGGTGCAGCTGGTGGGCCGGTCGGCGACGCGGACGGTGCAGCTCGACGCGGGCGGGTCGGCGTCCTTCGAGCCGCTGGAAACCGACCAGCTGCAGGTGGTGCTCCCGGGCGACGACGACGATCCGGCGGCACGCGCGGCGGTCGGCATCGGCAGCCTTTCGCTGTCCGGCAGCGACGACCTGCTCCCGGGACCGGACCCGGCGTTCTCGGTGCCGTGCGGCTCGGGCCCGAACGTGCACCTGGACGGGCTCGACTACCGGACGTCGGTGCAGGGCAAGCTGTCCGACATCATCGCGCACCGGCCACTGGCGCTGGGGATGTGCCGCGACTCCGAGGGCGGCATCGTGTTGCCGGCCGGCGGGCACGAGCTGCGGACGGACCGGTCGGAGTCGTTCGTGGTCCAGGACCTGTGGCTGCGCCCGGCGGGGGAGACGACGCCAGCGGTGCACCGCACGGTGCAGGTGGGCGACTGGGACGCGGCGTCGCGGTCGGTGACGGTGGGACCGGGCGCGGAGGCGGTGCTGGCGGTCCCGGAGAACGCGAACGCGGGCTGGACGGCCACTTTGGACGGACAGCAGCTGACGCGCACCCGCGTGGACGGCTGGCAGCAGGCCTGGATCGTCCCGGCGGGCGCGGGCGGCGTGGTGTCGCTGTCGTTCACCCCGGACGCGCACTACCGCCTGAGCCTCCTGATCGGCGCGGCGGCGGTGCTGGTGTTGCTGCTGGGCGTGGCGTGGCCGGCGCACCGGCGTCGCTTCACGATCGCCCCGGGCGGCGGCGCGGTGGTGCCGGTGGTGCTGATCGGGCTGCTGGTGGCGCTGGGCGGGATGCTGCCGGTGGTGCTGCTGATCGCGTGCCTGCTGGCCCGCCAGTTCTCCGAGCGCGCACCCAGGTTCCTGGCGTTCGGCGGCATGGCCGTGGCGGCGCTGGTCTCGGTGACGGGCCGCATCCTGGGCCACGGCCAGGAGTGGGCGTACGGCCCGGTCACCCAGGCGGCCCTGCTGCTGGCCGCGGCCGCGATGGTGGCGACGTGCGTGGACTGGTTCGTCCGGAAGGAAAACCCCACCGAGCCGACCTGA
- a CDS encoding MarR family winged helix-turn-helix transcriptional regulator, protein MSDVAVEQGLVQEWHELLARYSAVFSALECRLQERHGIGANEFEALERLATCDFKCRSADLISTIHLSQSATSRLVARLEKEGLVSRALCEVDRRGIFVTITDAGREKYLAAKQTHREVLRETLR, encoded by the coding sequence GTGAGCGACGTCGCTGTTGAGCAGGGCCTGGTCCAGGAGTGGCACGAGCTGCTGGCCCGCTACTCGGCCGTGTTCAGCGCGCTCGAGTGCCGACTGCAGGAGCGCCACGGCATCGGAGCCAACGAGTTCGAAGCCCTGGAGCGGCTCGCGACCTGCGACTTCAAGTGCCGGTCGGCCGACCTGATCAGCACGATCCACCTCAGCCAGAGCGCCACGTCCCGCCTGGTGGCCCGCCTGGAGAAGGAGGGCCTGGTCTCGCGCGCCCTGTGCGAGGTCGACCGGCGCGGCATCTTCGTGACGATCACCGACGCCGGCCGGGAGAAGTACCTCGCGGCGAAGCAGACGCACCGCGAGGTGCTGCGGGAAACCCTGCGCTAA